The following coding sequences are from one Sphaeramia orbicularis chromosome 11, fSphaOr1.1, whole genome shotgun sequence window:
- the LOC115428103 gene encoding zinc finger protein 771-like translates to MAQKVQILRSLVEQRLTAAAEEIFGLFERTIAEYEEELCQTKEENQRQRQILDCVWNPRVLIHKTDVQQHLVVKGEVPPEQQEWNPTVDQEEPEPEPLHIKEEQEELWTSQVVNITKFPSTPVPVKCEDDYDEFNKTPTEENKVEANKVDCGGSEPSSSFHPHRHLQRKNEQNGDSEETEDSDEDQTLNHKPESKLPTNSSTEQMETQTDGDDGGGSEPDMNLVHMESVKGRTFDSKSLLEEHKDTHTGQKLVGSSECEATFPQKNTTQETNSPRDMMMNNDMILSEMGCENKLYHCSVCSKTFCWKSKLEIHMIIHTGERPFCCSVCGSRFKQKSSLRSHMKSHTGEKPFTCPLCQKCFGSRSQVRKHMRIHTGEKPFSCSLCHKCFRDRHEVRRHMRIHTGEKPFSCAVCQKSFTRKHHLHSHMRIHTRE, encoded by the exons ATGGCCCAAAAAGTGCAGATTCTGAGGTCActggtggagcagagactaactgcagctgctgaagagatatttgggctgtttgaaagaaccatagcagagtacgaggaggaactttgtcaaactaaagaagaaaaccagagacaaagacaaatactggactgtgtttggaatCCGAGAGTTCTGATTCACAAAACAG ACGTCCAGCAACACTTGGTGGTTAAAGGAGAGGTTCCTCCTGAGCAGCAGGAGTGGAATCCTACTGtggaccaggaggaaccagaaccagagcccctACACAtcaaagaggaacaggaggaactgtgGACCAGCCAGGTAGTGAATATCACCAAGTTCCCATCCACTCCTGTCCCTGTGAAGTGTGAAGATGATTATGATGAGTTTAATAAAACACCAACTGAGGAGAACAAAGTGGAAGCAAATAAAGTGGACtgtggaggatcagaaccatccAGCAGTTTCCATCCACAtagacatttacaaagaaaaaacgaGCAGAATGGAGATTCTGAGGAAACCGAGGACAGCGATgaagaccagaccctgaaccacaaacCTGAGTCAAAGCTTCCAACAAACAGCTCAACAGAACAGATGGAAACACAAACTGACGGAGATGACGGTGGAGGATCAGAGCCAGACATGAACCTGGTCCACATGGAGAGTGTAAAGGGAAGAACCTTTGACAGTAAGAGTTTACTGGAGGAACACAAGGACACTCACACAGGACAGAAACTGGTTGGTTCTTCTGAATGTGAAGCAACATTTCCtcagaaaaacacaacacaggaaACCAACTCACCCAGAGACATGATGATGAATAATGACATGATACTAAGTGAAATGGGATGTGAAAATAAACTATACCACTGCTCTGTGTGCTCGAAAACATTTTGCTGGAAGTCAAAGTTAGAAATCCATATGATAATTCACACTGGAGAGAGGCCattttgttgttcagtttgtggaaGCAGATTCAAACAGAAGTCTAGTTTACGCAGTCACATGAAGTCCCACACAGGAGAAAAACCATTCACCTGTCCACTGTGTCAAAAGTGTTTTGGAAGCAGAAGTCAGGTCAGGAAACACATGAGAATCCACACTGGTGAGAAACCATTCAGCTGTTCACTGTGTCACAAATGTTTTAGAGACCGACATGAGGTCAGGAGACACATGAGAatccacacaggagagaaacctTTCAGCTGTGCAGTTTGTCAGAAAAGCTTCACACGTAAACATCATCTTCATTCACATATGAGGATCCACACAAGAGAATAA